The segment CGGTGCCCAGGGTCTGCAGACTGGACTCCAGAGCGGTCCGCCGCTGCTCCGCCGCGGCTTTGGCCCGGCCATAAGCTTCCTCTTGCGCTTTCCGCTCCGCTTCCGCCACAGCGGCCGCCCTCTTCTCGGCCTCTCGCTGCTTGCGCTTCGCGTCGTCATTCGACCGCGTGATGACTTTGGTGAGGTCGATCTCCGGCTGAGAATTCTTCAGGGTCGGCTTCGTTGACTCCGCAGGTTCTGGCGTGACCTTGGGCTTATCCAACTTGGGATCTGGCTTGATCTCTGGCTTCGTGGCGACCTTGGTTTCTATGCGCTTGGGTGGCGTGGGACGCGGTTTGGTCACCGGAGGCGTCTCCACCTTTTCGAGCTTCGGCGGATCCACCGGCTCAACCGGGGGCGGAGGAGCGACGGGTTGAGGAATGGAAGTCGTGGAAACAGGCGGAGCGAGCTCCTCTTGAGGTGGCACCGCTATCGGGGGACTGGAGCCGGCGGCGGCCTCGCTCTCATCTTGAGGCAATTTTGGGTTCCCCCCGCCGCCCGCCAGCATCTCGTCGATCAAGATCGACGGCATGAATTTCATCTTGGGCAGGCTGTCGGTAGGAGGCTTGCTTAGGAAAAACGCCGAACCAAAGGCAAAGATCACGAACAGCAGGAGGTGCGCTCCTGAGGACGCGATCAGGCACTTTTGGTGGGATCGATTCACAGCAGCTCTAGGGTTTTCCCGTCGGAGAGGTCCGCAAGGAAACTTGCGTGATCCCCCGGATCTCCAGTTTGTTCAATAAAGCGGCCAAGTGTTTGTAAGGGCCGTTTTCATCATAGCGGATATAGACCACCATTTTCGGATTTTTTCGATAGGCCTGCACCAATTCCTGCTCCACCTGAGCCAGGTTCATGGGGCGCGATCCAAACACGTAGCGGCCCTGGGGACTGATATCGACCGTCTTGATGTCGGACTTCTCGAAGGGCTTGTCCTTGGCGCCCCCCGAGGGCAGCTGCAGATCCAGCCCCTGCTCCAGCAGCGGGGTGGTGATGACAAAGATGATCAGCAGCACGAAAGCCAGGTCGAGCAGCGGGGTGATGTTGATGTCATTCAACGTCACCAGCGAATTGCGTTGGGAGAATCGTCTCATTTAAGGGCTGTCTCAATTATCGCATCACAGAAGATGCCTGCACTCCGCCTGCCGCC is part of the Verrucomicrobiales bacterium genome and harbors:
- a CDS encoding TonB family protein, whose translation is MNRSHQKCLIASSGAHLLLFVIFAFGSAFFLSKPPTDSLPKMKFMPSILIDEMLAGGGGNPKLPQDESEAAAGSSPPIAVPPQEELAPPVSTTSIPQPVAPPPPVEPVDPPKLEKVETPPVTKPRPTPPKRIETKVATKPEIKPDPKLDKPKVTPEPAESTKPTLKNSQPEIDLTKVITRSNDDAKRKQREAEKRAAAVAEAERKAQEEAYGRAKAAAEQRRTALESSLQTLGTGFSTDKGVKIDVGGPGGQAYGNYALTVKQRYEAAWRVAATLNEDDRKAEISVTVLRNGTILNARITRRSGLSAMDRSIESVLRDVKQLPPFPENARDEQRTFVIEFNLQAKRRSG
- a CDS encoding biopolymer transporter ExbD, with the protein product MRRFSQRNSLVTLNDINITPLLDLAFVLLIIFVITTPLLEQGLDLQLPSGGAKDKPFEKSDIKTVDISPQGRYVFGSRPMNLAQVEQELVQAYRKNPKMVVYIRYDENGPYKHLAALLNKLEIRGITQVSLRTSPTGKP